One window of the Anolis sagrei isolate rAnoSag1 chromosome 5, rAnoSag1.mat, whole genome shotgun sequence genome contains the following:
- the MRTFA gene encoding myocardin-related transcription factor A isoform X2, which yields MLDKAQTLQPTYGGIVPFTEIVPKEGKTIGLGHDSYHSLREVLQLKLQQRRTREELVSQGIMPPLKSPAAFHEQRRSLERARTEDYLKRKIRSRPERSELVRMHILEETSAEPSLQAKQLKLKRARLADDLNEKIAQRPGPMELVEKNILPVESSLKEAIIVGQVNYPKVADNSSFDEDSSDALSPEQPASHESQGSVPSPMEARVGESFSAATVASPAQVICQLKISTDSSEAPFLSEQPPTSLPPPPPLLPPNLMNGIAAPAAKPLPTLIKQSQTKSSCEKSQRSKKSKEPKPKVKKLKYHQYIPPDQKQDKGAPPMDSSYAKILQQQQLFLQLQILNQQQQQHYNYQTILPAPPKPPGEQQNGSNAPPMRSLSATGSCTSSVSSSSNGLMRQNSNVPMAKPGALPTNLDDMKVAELKQELKMRALPVSGTKNDLIERLKAYQEQNGTAGRAVAAPKPNAAILPKAAEVVVAFPAPRLSTGPALVSTGITSAEVVMATVSGSGVMKFGSTGSTPPVSPTPSERSLMSAGDENSTSGDAFGEMVTSPLTQLTLQASPVQFLVKEESSKGSTCSANPVSKAESCISSSGRQDMEVVQDKDQMLQEKDKQIEELTRMLKQKQQLVEMLRLQLEREKRSQPPPSTMVVGEEGTAAVPEPSVFGTHVKSEKGFMSCQSMGQPNCQTDQLKPTQTISQMDTSDTSSVPKKAVMVKQEVPATAETESPLCQTSNFFLGQQGGGFRDLIKGGPPPTLITDSTGTHIVLTVTNQNAERQGLSPQDKSGSSPLPLTRVPSPSAKTASQQPVNSSQTSLQTLPSEANKKGQKLGPQMVSGQPPQVALSFSAPPSLQPFFLNGFHKGPLKTSVPSKTGQCSRPKKLISQPGSPSSPSPSQLDLEQQNLPFFGTPPPLSLPSTSVLMKEPPGYEEAVKQQPKAPEENGCSSQQMDDLFDILIEHGEISAQFKEQSSPARKDTAVSPGCPPSSSSHHSSELPLPVSMSQTTSGNPVPPGRLEDFLESSTGLPLLTTGPDGTEPLSLIDLYSEMLSSSAILDHPSSPMDTSELHFAPEPSGGPSLDLAEANLDSMDWLELSGGPVMSLTPLSTATPSLFSTDFLDGHDLQLHWDSCL from the exons ATGTTGGACAAAGCCCAAACTCTACAGCCCACTTATGGTGGGATTGTGCCATTTACAGAGATTgtaccaaaggaaggaaagaccataGGCTTGGGTCATGACTCTTACCACAGTCTGCGAGAAG TGCTACAGTTGAAGCTCCAGCAGCGAAGGACACGGGAGGAGCTGGTTAGCCAAGGGATCATGCCGC CACTGAAAAGTCCAGCTGCATTTCATGAACAGAGAAGGAGTTTGGAACGGGCCAGG ACAGAAGACTACCTAAAACGTAAGATTCGGTCCCGGCCAGAGAGATCAGAGCTGGTGAGAATGCATATTCTGGAAG AAACCTCTGCTGAACCTTCCCTTCAGGCTAAGCAGCTGAAATTAAAGCGGGCCAGATTGGCTGATGATCTCAATGAAAAAATTGCCCAGCGTCCCGGTCCAATGGAGTTGGTAGAGAAGAACATTCTGCCTGTGGAATCTAGCTTGAAGGAAGCAATCATAG TAGGTCAAGTGAATTACCCAAAGGTAGCAGACAATTCGTCCTTCGACGAGGACAGCAGTGATGCCCTGTCTCCAGAACAGCCAGCCAGCCATGAATCTCAGGGGTCTGTGCCATCCCCAATGGAAGCACGTGTTGGCGAGTCATTTTCTGCTGCCACAGTGGCTTCTCCTGCTCAG GTTATCTGTCAGTTAAAAATCAGCACAGACTCCAGTGAGGCTCCTTTCCTGTCTGAACAGCCACCAACTTCCCTACCACCGCCACCACCGCTGCTGCCTCCTAATCTCATGAACGGAATTGCTGCTCCTGCTGCCAAACCACTTCCAACTCTTATAAAG CAAAGCCAGACCAAGTCATCTTGTGAGAAGTCCCAGCGTAGCAAAAAATCCAAGGAACCGAAACCGAAAGTCAAGAAACTGAAGTATCACCAATATATTCCACCGGACCAAAAGCAGGACAAGGGAGCACCTCCAATGGATTCATCTTATGCCAAAATCTTGCAGCAACAGCAGCTCTTCTTGCAGCTCCAGATCCTtaatcagcagcagcaacagcactaCAACTATCAAACCATCCTACCAGCTCCACCAAA GCCTCCAGGAGAGCAGCAGAATGGCAGTAATGCTCCACCTATGCGTAGTCTTTCAGCTACTGGTAGCTGCACCTCCTCTGTTTCTTCCAGCTCGAATGGGTTGATGCGACAAAACAGCAATGTTCCAATGGCCAAGCCAGGAGCTCTCCCTACTAATCTTGATGACATGAAG GTGGCAGAGCTGAAGCAGGAATTGAAGATGAGGGCACTGCCTGTGTCAGGTACCAAGAACGATCTAATTGAGAGGCTCAAGGCTTATCAAGAGCAGAATGGTACAGCTGGCCGAGCAGTTGCTGCTCCCAAGCCCAATGCGGCAATTCTCCCAAAGGCTGCTGAGGTGGTGGTCGCTTTCCCAGCCCCTAGGCTGAGTACGGGGCCTGCGCTGGTCAGTACGGGCATTACATCAGCAGAGGTTGTCATGGCCACAGTCAGTGGCAGCGGTGTGATGAAGTTTGGTAGCACAGGTTCGACGCCTCCTGTGTCACCCACTCCCTCTGAGCGCTCACTGATGAGTGCTGGGGATGAAAATTCAACCAGTGGGGatgcctttggggagatggtgacttCTCCTCTCACTCAGCTCACCTTGCAAGCTTCGCCAGTGCAATTTCTGGTGAAAGAAGAGAGCTCCAAAGGCAGCACTTGTAGTGCAAATCCGGTGTCAAAGGCAGAGTCCTGTATTAGCAGCAGCGGCAGACAAGACATGGAGGTGGTCCAGGATAAAGACCAAATGCTTCAGGAGAAAGATAAACAAATTGAGGAGCTCACCCGCATGCTGAAACAGAAGCAGCAGCTGGTGGAGATGTTGAGGCTACAGCTGGAAAGAGAAAAGCGGTCTCAGCCGCCACCGTCCACTATGGTTGTTGGAGAAGAGGGCACAGCTGCAGTCCCTGAGCCATCTGTGTTTGGTACTCATGTTAAGAGTGAAAAGGGCTTTATGAGTTGCCAATCTATGGGGCAGCCCAACTGCCAAACTGACCAATTAAAACCCACACAGACCATAAGCCAAATGGACACCTCAGATACAAGCTCAGTGCCAAAGAAAGCAGTCATGGTGAAGCAGGAGGTGCCAGCTACTGCTGAGACAGAGTCACCGTTGTGCCAGACCTCAAATTTTTTCCTTGGCCAGCAAGGTGGAGGCTTCCGAGACCTCATCAAGGGAGGCCCTCCCCCGACCCTCATCACTGATTCCACTGGCACTCATATCGTCCTCACAGTGACCAATCAGAATGCAGAGAGGCAGGGCCTCTCTCCTCAGGACAAATCGGGGAGCAGCCCATTGCCATTGACG aGAGTACCATCTCCATCAGCAAAAACAGCCAGCCAGCAACCTGTAAATAGCTCCCAGACATCTCTGCAGACGCTGCCAAGTGAGGCCAACAAGAAG GGTCAGAAGCTAGGTCCACAGATGGTCAGTGGGCAACCTCCTCAGGTGGCCTTGTCCTTTTCTGCACCTCCCAGCTTACAACCCTTCTTCCTGAATGGCTTCCACAAAGGACCCCTGAAAACCAGCGTTCCCAGCAAAACTGGCCAGTGCAGTCGACCGAAAAAG CTTATTTCACAGCCAGgctctccatcttctccatctccttcccaACTGGACCTTGAGCAGCAGAACCTGCCCTTCTTTGGTACTCCTCCACCTCTGTCTCTACCTTCCACTTCAGTATTGATGAAAGAACCACCAGGTTATGAAGAAGCAGTGAAGCAGCAACCAAAGGCCCCCGAG GAGAATGGCTGTTCAAGTCAACAGATGGATGACCTATTTGACATTTTAATTGAACATGGAG AAATTTCAGCTCAGTTCAAGGAGCAGTCTTCACCTGCGAGAAAAGACACTGCGGTTTCTCCAGGGTGCCCCCCCTCATCCAGCAGCCACCATTCCTCAGAGCTCCCCCTGCCAGTGTCCATGAGCCAGACAACCTCTGGTAATCCTGTCCCACCGGGCAGGCTGGAAGACTTCTTGGAGAGCAGTACCGGCCTCCCCTTGCTGACCACCGGCCCTGATGGAACTGAGCCTTTGTCCCTCATTGACCTCTACAGTGAAATGCTAAGCAGTTCGGCTATCCTGGACCACCCATCTTCACCTATGGACACATCAGAATTGCACTTTGCCCCTGAGCCTTCTGGAGGACCAAGCCTGGACCTGGCTGAGGCCAACCTGGacagtatggattggttggagcTGTCAGGAGGTCCAGTGATGAGCCTCACTCCCCTCAGTACTGCAACGCCTAGCCTCTTCTCCACAGACTTTCTGGATGGACATGATCTGCAGCTGCACTGGGATTCTTGCTTATAA
- the MRTFA gene encoding myocardin-related transcription factor A isoform X1, whose amino-acid sequence MLDKAQTLQPTYGGIVPFTEIVPKEGKTIGLGHDSYHSLREVLQLKLQQRRTREELVSQGIMPPLKSPAAFHEQRRSLERARTEDYLKRKIRSRPERSELVRMHILEETSAEPSLQAKQLKLKRARLADDLNEKIAQRPGPMELVEKNILPVESSLKEAIIVGQVNYPKVADNSSFDEDSSDALSPEQPASHESQGSVPSPMEARVGESFSAATVASPAQVICQLKISTDSSEAPFLSEQPPTSLPPPPPLLPPNLMNGIAAPAAKPLPTLIKQSQTKSSCEKSQRSKKSKEPKPKVKKLKYHQYIPPDQKQDKGAPPMDSSYAKILQQQQLFLQLQILNQQQQQHYNYQTILPAPPKPPGEQQNGSNAPPMRSLSATGSCTSSVSSSSNGLMRQNSNVPMAKPGALPTNLDDMKVAELKQELKMRALPVSGTKNDLIERLKAYQEQNGTAGRAVAAPKPNAAILPKAAEVVVAFPAPRLSTGPALVSTGITSAEVVMATVSGSGVMKFGSTGSTPPVSPTPSERSLMSAGDENSTSGDAFGEMVTSPLTQLTLQASPVQFLVKEESSKGSTCSANPVSKAESCISSSGRQDMEVVQDKDQMLQEKDKQIEELTRMLKQKQQLVEMLRLQLEREKRSQPPPSTMVVGEEGTAAVPEPSVFGTHVKSEKGFMSCQSMGQPNCQTDQLKPTQTISQMDTSDTSSVPKKAVMVKQEVPATAETESPLCQTSNFFLGQQGGGFRDLIKGGPPPTLITDSTGTHIVLTVTNQNAERQGLSPQDKSGSSPLPLTRVPSPSAKTASQQPVNSSQTSLQTLPSEANKKGQKLGPQMVSGQPPQVALSFSAPPSLQPFFLNGFHKGPLKTSVPSKTGQCSRPKKLISQPGSPSSPSPSQLDLEQQNLPFFGTPPPLSLPSTSVLMKEPPGYEEAVKQQPKAPEVREAFIKWGMENGCSSQQMDDLFDILIEHGEISAQFKEQSSPARKDTAVSPGCPPSSSSHHSSELPLPVSMSQTTSGNPVPPGRLEDFLESSTGLPLLTTGPDGTEPLSLIDLYSEMLSSSAILDHPSSPMDTSELHFAPEPSGGPSLDLAEANLDSMDWLELSGGPVMSLTPLSTATPSLFSTDFLDGHDLQLHWDSCL is encoded by the exons ATGTTGGACAAAGCCCAAACTCTACAGCCCACTTATGGTGGGATTGTGCCATTTACAGAGATTgtaccaaaggaaggaaagaccataGGCTTGGGTCATGACTCTTACCACAGTCTGCGAGAAG TGCTACAGTTGAAGCTCCAGCAGCGAAGGACACGGGAGGAGCTGGTTAGCCAAGGGATCATGCCGC CACTGAAAAGTCCAGCTGCATTTCATGAACAGAGAAGGAGTTTGGAACGGGCCAGG ACAGAAGACTACCTAAAACGTAAGATTCGGTCCCGGCCAGAGAGATCAGAGCTGGTGAGAATGCATATTCTGGAAG AAACCTCTGCTGAACCTTCCCTTCAGGCTAAGCAGCTGAAATTAAAGCGGGCCAGATTGGCTGATGATCTCAATGAAAAAATTGCCCAGCGTCCCGGTCCAATGGAGTTGGTAGAGAAGAACATTCTGCCTGTGGAATCTAGCTTGAAGGAAGCAATCATAG TAGGTCAAGTGAATTACCCAAAGGTAGCAGACAATTCGTCCTTCGACGAGGACAGCAGTGATGCCCTGTCTCCAGAACAGCCAGCCAGCCATGAATCTCAGGGGTCTGTGCCATCCCCAATGGAAGCACGTGTTGGCGAGTCATTTTCTGCTGCCACAGTGGCTTCTCCTGCTCAG GTTATCTGTCAGTTAAAAATCAGCACAGACTCCAGTGAGGCTCCTTTCCTGTCTGAACAGCCACCAACTTCCCTACCACCGCCACCACCGCTGCTGCCTCCTAATCTCATGAACGGAATTGCTGCTCCTGCTGCCAAACCACTTCCAACTCTTATAAAG CAAAGCCAGACCAAGTCATCTTGTGAGAAGTCCCAGCGTAGCAAAAAATCCAAGGAACCGAAACCGAAAGTCAAGAAACTGAAGTATCACCAATATATTCCACCGGACCAAAAGCAGGACAAGGGAGCACCTCCAATGGATTCATCTTATGCCAAAATCTTGCAGCAACAGCAGCTCTTCTTGCAGCTCCAGATCCTtaatcagcagcagcaacagcactaCAACTATCAAACCATCCTACCAGCTCCACCAAA GCCTCCAGGAGAGCAGCAGAATGGCAGTAATGCTCCACCTATGCGTAGTCTTTCAGCTACTGGTAGCTGCACCTCCTCTGTTTCTTCCAGCTCGAATGGGTTGATGCGACAAAACAGCAATGTTCCAATGGCCAAGCCAGGAGCTCTCCCTACTAATCTTGATGACATGAAG GTGGCAGAGCTGAAGCAGGAATTGAAGATGAGGGCACTGCCTGTGTCAGGTACCAAGAACGATCTAATTGAGAGGCTCAAGGCTTATCAAGAGCAGAATGGTACAGCTGGCCGAGCAGTTGCTGCTCCCAAGCCCAATGCGGCAATTCTCCCAAAGGCTGCTGAGGTGGTGGTCGCTTTCCCAGCCCCTAGGCTGAGTACGGGGCCTGCGCTGGTCAGTACGGGCATTACATCAGCAGAGGTTGTCATGGCCACAGTCAGTGGCAGCGGTGTGATGAAGTTTGGTAGCACAGGTTCGACGCCTCCTGTGTCACCCACTCCCTCTGAGCGCTCACTGATGAGTGCTGGGGATGAAAATTCAACCAGTGGGGatgcctttggggagatggtgacttCTCCTCTCACTCAGCTCACCTTGCAAGCTTCGCCAGTGCAATTTCTGGTGAAAGAAGAGAGCTCCAAAGGCAGCACTTGTAGTGCAAATCCGGTGTCAAAGGCAGAGTCCTGTATTAGCAGCAGCGGCAGACAAGACATGGAGGTGGTCCAGGATAAAGACCAAATGCTTCAGGAGAAAGATAAACAAATTGAGGAGCTCACCCGCATGCTGAAACAGAAGCAGCAGCTGGTGGAGATGTTGAGGCTACAGCTGGAAAGAGAAAAGCGGTCTCAGCCGCCACCGTCCACTATGGTTGTTGGAGAAGAGGGCACAGCTGCAGTCCCTGAGCCATCTGTGTTTGGTACTCATGTTAAGAGTGAAAAGGGCTTTATGAGTTGCCAATCTATGGGGCAGCCCAACTGCCAAACTGACCAATTAAAACCCACACAGACCATAAGCCAAATGGACACCTCAGATACAAGCTCAGTGCCAAAGAAAGCAGTCATGGTGAAGCAGGAGGTGCCAGCTACTGCTGAGACAGAGTCACCGTTGTGCCAGACCTCAAATTTTTTCCTTGGCCAGCAAGGTGGAGGCTTCCGAGACCTCATCAAGGGAGGCCCTCCCCCGACCCTCATCACTGATTCCACTGGCACTCATATCGTCCTCACAGTGACCAATCAGAATGCAGAGAGGCAGGGCCTCTCTCCTCAGGACAAATCGGGGAGCAGCCCATTGCCATTGACG aGAGTACCATCTCCATCAGCAAAAACAGCCAGCCAGCAACCTGTAAATAGCTCCCAGACATCTCTGCAGACGCTGCCAAGTGAGGCCAACAAGAAG GGTCAGAAGCTAGGTCCACAGATGGTCAGTGGGCAACCTCCTCAGGTGGCCTTGTCCTTTTCTGCACCTCCCAGCTTACAACCCTTCTTCCTGAATGGCTTCCACAAAGGACCCCTGAAAACCAGCGTTCCCAGCAAAACTGGCCAGTGCAGTCGACCGAAAAAG CTTATTTCACAGCCAGgctctccatcttctccatctccttcccaACTGGACCTTGAGCAGCAGAACCTGCCCTTCTTTGGTACTCCTCCACCTCTGTCTCTACCTTCCACTTCAGTATTGATGAAAGAACCACCAGGTTATGAAGAAGCAGTGAAGCAGCAACCAAAGGCCCCCGAGGTGAGGGAGGCCTTCATAAAATGGGGAATG GAGAATGGCTGTTCAAGTCAACAGATGGATGACCTATTTGACATTTTAATTGAACATGGAG AAATTTCAGCTCAGTTCAAGGAGCAGTCTTCACCTGCGAGAAAAGACACTGCGGTTTCTCCAGGGTGCCCCCCCTCATCCAGCAGCCACCATTCCTCAGAGCTCCCCCTGCCAGTGTCCATGAGCCAGACAACCTCTGGTAATCCTGTCCCACCGGGCAGGCTGGAAGACTTCTTGGAGAGCAGTACCGGCCTCCCCTTGCTGACCACCGGCCCTGATGGAACTGAGCCTTTGTCCCTCATTGACCTCTACAGTGAAATGCTAAGCAGTTCGGCTATCCTGGACCACCCATCTTCACCTATGGACACATCAGAATTGCACTTTGCCCCTGAGCCTTCTGGAGGACCAAGCCTGGACCTGGCTGAGGCCAACCTGGacagtatggattggttggagcTGTCAGGAGGTCCAGTGATGAGCCTCACTCCCCTCAGTACTGCAACGCCTAGCCTCTTCTCCACAGACTTTCTGGATGGACATGATCTGCAGCTGCACTGGGATTCTTGCTTATAA
- the MRTFA gene encoding myocardin-related transcription factor A isoform X3, with protein sequence MILLEPETLMMAVQSVLQLKLQQRRTREELVSQGIMPPLKSPAAFHEQRRSLERARTEDYLKRKIRSRPERSELVRMHILEETSAEPSLQAKQLKLKRARLADDLNEKIAQRPGPMELVEKNILPVESSLKEAIIVGQVNYPKVADNSSFDEDSSDALSPEQPASHESQGSVPSPMEARVGESFSAATVASPAQVICQLKISTDSSEAPFLSEQPPTSLPPPPPLLPPNLMNGIAAPAAKPLPTLIKQSQTKSSCEKSQRSKKSKEPKPKVKKLKYHQYIPPDQKQDKGAPPMDSSYAKILQQQQLFLQLQILNQQQQQHYNYQTILPAPPKPPGEQQNGSNAPPMRSLSATGSCTSSVSSSSNGLMRQNSNVPMAKPGALPTNLDDMKVAELKQELKMRALPVSGTKNDLIERLKAYQEQNGTAGRAVAAPKPNAAILPKAAEVVVAFPAPRLSTGPALVSTGITSAEVVMATVSGSGVMKFGSTGSTPPVSPTPSERSLMSAGDENSTSGDAFGEMVTSPLTQLTLQASPVQFLVKEESSKGSTCSANPVSKAESCISSSGRQDMEVVQDKDQMLQEKDKQIEELTRMLKQKQQLVEMLRLQLEREKRSQPPPSTMVVGEEGTAAVPEPSVFGTHVKSEKGFMSCQSMGQPNCQTDQLKPTQTISQMDTSDTSSVPKKAVMVKQEVPATAETESPLCQTSNFFLGQQGGGFRDLIKGGPPPTLITDSTGTHIVLTVTNQNAERQGLSPQDKSGSSPLPLTRVPSPSAKTASQQPVNSSQTSLQTLPSEANKKGQKLGPQMVSGQPPQVALSFSAPPSLQPFFLNGFHKGPLKTSVPSKTGQCSRPKKLISQPGSPSSPSPSQLDLEQQNLPFFGTPPPLSLPSTSVLMKEPPGYEEAVKQQPKAPEVREAFIKWGMENGCSSQQMDDLFDILIEHGEISAQFKEQSSPARKDTAVSPGCPPSSSSHHSSELPLPVSMSQTTSGNPVPPGRLEDFLESSTGLPLLTTGPDGTEPLSLIDLYSEMLSSSAILDHPSSPMDTSELHFAPEPSGGPSLDLAEANLDSMDWLELSGGPVMSLTPLSTATPSLFSTDFLDGHDLQLHWDSCL encoded by the exons TGCTACAGTTGAAGCTCCAGCAGCGAAGGACACGGGAGGAGCTGGTTAGCCAAGGGATCATGCCGC CACTGAAAAGTCCAGCTGCATTTCATGAACAGAGAAGGAGTTTGGAACGGGCCAGG ACAGAAGACTACCTAAAACGTAAGATTCGGTCCCGGCCAGAGAGATCAGAGCTGGTGAGAATGCATATTCTGGAAG AAACCTCTGCTGAACCTTCCCTTCAGGCTAAGCAGCTGAAATTAAAGCGGGCCAGATTGGCTGATGATCTCAATGAAAAAATTGCCCAGCGTCCCGGTCCAATGGAGTTGGTAGAGAAGAACATTCTGCCTGTGGAATCTAGCTTGAAGGAAGCAATCATAG TAGGTCAAGTGAATTACCCAAAGGTAGCAGACAATTCGTCCTTCGACGAGGACAGCAGTGATGCCCTGTCTCCAGAACAGCCAGCCAGCCATGAATCTCAGGGGTCTGTGCCATCCCCAATGGAAGCACGTGTTGGCGAGTCATTTTCTGCTGCCACAGTGGCTTCTCCTGCTCAG GTTATCTGTCAGTTAAAAATCAGCACAGACTCCAGTGAGGCTCCTTTCCTGTCTGAACAGCCACCAACTTCCCTACCACCGCCACCACCGCTGCTGCCTCCTAATCTCATGAACGGAATTGCTGCTCCTGCTGCCAAACCACTTCCAACTCTTATAAAG CAAAGCCAGACCAAGTCATCTTGTGAGAAGTCCCAGCGTAGCAAAAAATCCAAGGAACCGAAACCGAAAGTCAAGAAACTGAAGTATCACCAATATATTCCACCGGACCAAAAGCAGGACAAGGGAGCACCTCCAATGGATTCATCTTATGCCAAAATCTTGCAGCAACAGCAGCTCTTCTTGCAGCTCCAGATCCTtaatcagcagcagcaacagcactaCAACTATCAAACCATCCTACCAGCTCCACCAAA GCCTCCAGGAGAGCAGCAGAATGGCAGTAATGCTCCACCTATGCGTAGTCTTTCAGCTACTGGTAGCTGCACCTCCTCTGTTTCTTCCAGCTCGAATGGGTTGATGCGACAAAACAGCAATGTTCCAATGGCCAAGCCAGGAGCTCTCCCTACTAATCTTGATGACATGAAG GTGGCAGAGCTGAAGCAGGAATTGAAGATGAGGGCACTGCCTGTGTCAGGTACCAAGAACGATCTAATTGAGAGGCTCAAGGCTTATCAAGAGCAGAATGGTACAGCTGGCCGAGCAGTTGCTGCTCCCAAGCCCAATGCGGCAATTCTCCCAAAGGCTGCTGAGGTGGTGGTCGCTTTCCCAGCCCCTAGGCTGAGTACGGGGCCTGCGCTGGTCAGTACGGGCATTACATCAGCAGAGGTTGTCATGGCCACAGTCAGTGGCAGCGGTGTGATGAAGTTTGGTAGCACAGGTTCGACGCCTCCTGTGTCACCCACTCCCTCTGAGCGCTCACTGATGAGTGCTGGGGATGAAAATTCAACCAGTGGGGatgcctttggggagatggtgacttCTCCTCTCACTCAGCTCACCTTGCAAGCTTCGCCAGTGCAATTTCTGGTGAAAGAAGAGAGCTCCAAAGGCAGCACTTGTAGTGCAAATCCGGTGTCAAAGGCAGAGTCCTGTATTAGCAGCAGCGGCAGACAAGACATGGAGGTGGTCCAGGATAAAGACCAAATGCTTCAGGAGAAAGATAAACAAATTGAGGAGCTCACCCGCATGCTGAAACAGAAGCAGCAGCTGGTGGAGATGTTGAGGCTACAGCTGGAAAGAGAAAAGCGGTCTCAGCCGCCACCGTCCACTATGGTTGTTGGAGAAGAGGGCACAGCTGCAGTCCCTGAGCCATCTGTGTTTGGTACTCATGTTAAGAGTGAAAAGGGCTTTATGAGTTGCCAATCTATGGGGCAGCCCAACTGCCAAACTGACCAATTAAAACCCACACAGACCATAAGCCAAATGGACACCTCAGATACAAGCTCAGTGCCAAAGAAAGCAGTCATGGTGAAGCAGGAGGTGCCAGCTACTGCTGAGACAGAGTCACCGTTGTGCCAGACCTCAAATTTTTTCCTTGGCCAGCAAGGTGGAGGCTTCCGAGACCTCATCAAGGGAGGCCCTCCCCCGACCCTCATCACTGATTCCACTGGCACTCATATCGTCCTCACAGTGACCAATCAGAATGCAGAGAGGCAGGGCCTCTCTCCTCAGGACAAATCGGGGAGCAGCCCATTGCCATTGACG aGAGTACCATCTCCATCAGCAAAAACAGCCAGCCAGCAACCTGTAAATAGCTCCCAGACATCTCTGCAGACGCTGCCAAGTGAGGCCAACAAGAAG GGTCAGAAGCTAGGTCCACAGATGGTCAGTGGGCAACCTCCTCAGGTGGCCTTGTCCTTTTCTGCACCTCCCAGCTTACAACCCTTCTTCCTGAATGGCTTCCACAAAGGACCCCTGAAAACCAGCGTTCCCAGCAAAACTGGCCAGTGCAGTCGACCGAAAAAG CTTATTTCACAGCCAGgctctccatcttctccatctccttcccaACTGGACCTTGAGCAGCAGAACCTGCCCTTCTTTGGTACTCCTCCACCTCTGTCTCTACCTTCCACTTCAGTATTGATGAAAGAACCACCAGGTTATGAAGAAGCAGTGAAGCAGCAACCAAAGGCCCCCGAGGTGAGGGAGGCCTTCATAAAATGGGGAATG GAGAATGGCTGTTCAAGTCAACAGATGGATGACCTATTTGACATTTTAATTGAACATGGAG AAATTTCAGCTCAGTTCAAGGAGCAGTCTTCACCTGCGAGAAAAGACACTGCGGTTTCTCCAGGGTGCCCCCCCTCATCCAGCAGCCACCATTCCTCAGAGCTCCCCCTGCCAGTGTCCATGAGCCAGACAACCTCTGGTAATCCTGTCCCACCGGGCAGGCTGGAAGACTTCTTGGAGAGCAGTACCGGCCTCCCCTTGCTGACCACCGGCCCTGATGGAACTGAGCCTTTGTCCCTCATTGACCTCTACAGTGAAATGCTAAGCAGTTCGGCTATCCTGGACCACCCATCTTCACCTATGGACACATCAGAATTGCACTTTGCCCCTGAGCCTTCTGGAGGACCAAGCCTGGACCTGGCTGAGGCCAACCTGGacagtatggattggttggagcTGTCAGGAGGTCCAGTGATGAGCCTCACTCCCCTCAGTACTGCAACGCCTAGCCTCTTCTCCACAGACTTTCTGGATGGACATGATCTGCAGCTGCACTGGGATTCTTGCTTATAA